The proteins below are encoded in one region of Triticum aestivum cultivar Chinese Spring chromosome 1B, IWGSC CS RefSeq v2.1, whole genome shotgun sequence:
- the LOC123145949 gene encoding probable E3 ubiquitin-protein ligase ZFP1 isoform X1 — translation MPHRNMCWTHQGDNLESEEGQAQPENYNNGGTGSNLSNQGVQVALGAPGNTTNDGVRDSRSYYYESINNQLQHAQNLYPYGGVDPSFVYPSTMYNPGMSTPSVNRYVPHASFGQGNPPPSPSYHQVATGTRDESSSSSSFGDATRESMKTRNAVIESGHHFDHGFASSSSSAHVPQNPAQGTWGASFESHGAPNGSSADGPNRSTPMAIHPALVRHGNYVFPAGHMGQGNTWTTHPANVIADGVPHWAYNNAVLNPSGQFAHGTMGMPNGSLQDYQAGPSANFHGPLPHFNQIPMHSMQTPAMLNHIQMQGPQRQSNVVQGANPSGVVQGANPSGVVQGANPAGMVQGANPAGMVQGANQAGMVQGPNPSGMVQGANRSRRAFTWDPCLPFSSSGHTNGPPVHAFFTDQVYNGSLRLLQQAAMATMSTFYDAIHLIDEQWDMGLDIDGMTYEELLALQEQIGDVNTGLPERYICQNLRVHWYVVPRAARGSDQSVEKDACIICQEEFEARDLVGALDCGHKYHEVCIRQWLMVKNLCPICKATALPAE, via the exons ATGCCACATAGAAATATGTGTTGGACACATCAGGGTGATAATCTTGAATCAGAGGAAGGACAAGCTCAGCCTGAAAATTACAATAATGGTGGCACTGGGAGTAATTTATCCAATCAGGGCGTGCAAGTTGCTCTTGGAGCTCCAGGAAATACTACTAATGATGGAGTCCGTGATTCACGGAGTTATTACTATGAGAGCATTAATAATCAGCTCCAGCATGCTCAGAATTTATACCCATATGGAGGCGTTGATCCAAGTTTTGTCTACCCATCGACTATGTACAATCCCGGTATGTCAACACCATCTGTGAACAGATATGTTCCTCATGCAAGTTTTGGACAGGGCAATCCACCACCCTCACCTTCATATCATCAAGTTGCCACAGGAACTAGGGATGagagtagcagcagtagcagttTTGGTGATGCTACCAGAGAATCCATGAAAACGAGGAATGCTGTAATTGAGAGTGGCCATCATTTTGATCATGGATTTGCAAGCTCGAGTTCATCTGCTCATGTGCCTCAGAATCCTGCACAAGGGACATGGGGTGCTTCATTTGAATCACATGGTGCACCAAATGGCTCTTCTGCTGATGGACCAAACAGGTCAACGCCAATGGCTATTCACCCAGCATTGGTGCGTCATGGTAACTATGTATTTCCAGCTGGTCACATGGGCCAGGGCAATACATGGACTACACACCCTGCAAATGTTATTGCTGATGGAGTCCCACACTGGGCATACAACAATGCAGTCCTCAATCCTTCAG GTCAGTTTGCTCATGGAACAATGGGCATGCCAAATGGTAGTCTTCAAGATTACCAAGCTGGCCCTTCTGCTAATTTTCATGGGCCTTTACCTCATTTCAACCAGATTCCTATGCATAGCATGCAAACTCCTGCTATGCTTAATCATATTCAGATGCAAGGGCCTCAGCGTCAAAGCAATGTAGTGCAAGGTGCAAATCCTTCTGGAGTGGTGCAAGGTGCAAATCCTTCTGGAGTGGTGCAAGGTGCAAACCCTGCTGGAATGGTGCAAGGTGCAAATCCTGCTGGAATGGTGCAAGGTGCAAATCAAGCTGGAATGGTGCAAGGTCCAAACCCTTCTGGAATGGTGCAAGGTGCAAATCGTTCTCGAAGGGCGTTCACCTGGGATCCATGTCTGCCTTTCTCCAGTTCTGGACATACTAATGGACCTCCAGTTCATGCATTTTTTACAGATCAAGTTTACAATGGGAGTCTAAGACTTCTTCAG CAAGCTGCTATGGCGACTATGTCAACATTTTATGATGCAATACATCTTATTGACGAACAATGGGATATGGGGCTAGATATAGACGGCATGACCTATGAG GAGCTTCTAGCATTGCAAGAACAGATTGGAGATGTCAATACCGGTTTGCCAGAAAGGTACATCTGTCAAAATCTGAGGGTACATTGGTATGTTGTTCCCAGGGCAGCTCGCGGGTCCGATCAGTCTGTGGAGAAGGATGCTTGCATTATATGCCAG GAGGAGTTTGAGGCGAGAGACCTTGTAGGAGCCCTCGACTGCGGTCACAAGTACCATGAGGTGTGCATCAGGCAGTGGCTGATGGTGAAGAACTTATGCCCCATCTGCAAGGCAACAGCTCTGCCAGCAGAGTGA
- the LOC123145949 gene encoding probable E3 ubiquitin-protein ligase ZFP1 isoform X4 — MPHRNMCWTHQGDNLESEEGQAQPENYNNGGTGSNLSNQGVQVALGAPGNTTNDGVRDSRSYYYESINNQLQHAQNLYPYGGVDPSFVYPSTMYNPGMSTPSVNRYVPHASFGQGNPPPSPSYHQVATGTRDESSSSSSFGDATRESMKTRNAVIESGHHFDHGFASSSSSAHVPQNPAQGTWGASFESHGAPNGSSADGPNRSTPMAIHPALVRHGNYVFPAGHMGQGNTWTTHPANVIADGVPHWAYNNAVLNPSGQFAHGTMGMPNGSLQDYQAGPSANFHGPLPHFNQIPMHSMQTPAMLNHIQMQGPQRQSNVVQGANPSGVVQGANPSGVVQGANPAGMVQGANPAGMVQGANQAGMVQGPNPSGMVQDQVYNGSLRLLQQAAMATMSTFYDAIHLIDEQWDMGLDIDGMTYEELLALQEQIGDVNTGLPERYICQNLRVHWYVVPRAARGSDQSVEKDACIICQEEFEARDLVGALDCGHKYHEVCIRQWLMVKNLCPICKATALPAE; from the exons ATGCCACATAGAAATATGTGTTGGACACATCAGGGTGATAATCTTGAATCAGAGGAAGGACAAGCTCAGCCTGAAAATTACAATAATGGTGGCACTGGGAGTAATTTATCCAATCAGGGCGTGCAAGTTGCTCTTGGAGCTCCAGGAAATACTACTAATGATGGAGTCCGTGATTCACGGAGTTATTACTATGAGAGCATTAATAATCAGCTCCAGCATGCTCAGAATTTATACCCATATGGAGGCGTTGATCCAAGTTTTGTCTACCCATCGACTATGTACAATCCCGGTATGTCAACACCATCTGTGAACAGATATGTTCCTCATGCAAGTTTTGGACAGGGCAATCCACCACCCTCACCTTCATATCATCAAGTTGCCACAGGAACTAGGGATGagagtagcagcagtagcagttTTGGTGATGCTACCAGAGAATCCATGAAAACGAGGAATGCTGTAATTGAGAGTGGCCATCATTTTGATCATGGATTTGCAAGCTCGAGTTCATCTGCTCATGTGCCTCAGAATCCTGCACAAGGGACATGGGGTGCTTCATTTGAATCACATGGTGCACCAAATGGCTCTTCTGCTGATGGACCAAACAGGTCAACGCCAATGGCTATTCACCCAGCATTGGTGCGTCATGGTAACTATGTATTTCCAGCTGGTCACATGGGCCAGGGCAATACATGGACTACACACCCTGCAAATGTTATTGCTGATGGAGTCCCACACTGGGCATACAACAATGCAGTCCTCAATCCTTCAG GTCAGTTTGCTCATGGAACAATGGGCATGCCAAATGGTAGTCTTCAAGATTACCAAGCTGGCCCTTCTGCTAATTTTCATGGGCCTTTACCTCATTTCAACCAGATTCCTATGCATAGCATGCAAACTCCTGCTATGCTTAATCATATTCAGATGCAAGGGCCTCAGCGTCAAAGCAATGTAGTGCAAGGTGCAAATCCTTCTGGAGTGGTGCAAGGTGCAAATCCTTCTGGAGTGGTGCAAGGTGCAAACCCTGCTGGAATGGTGCAAGGTGCAAATCCTGCTGGAATGGTGCAAGGTGCAAATCAAGCTGGAATGGTGCAAGGTCCAAACCCTTCTGGAATGGTGCAAG ATCAAGTTTACAATGGGAGTCTAAGACTTCTTCAG CAAGCTGCTATGGCGACTATGTCAACATTTTATGATGCAATACATCTTATTGACGAACAATGGGATATGGGGCTAGATATAGACGGCATGACCTATGAG GAGCTTCTAGCATTGCAAGAACAGATTGGAGATGTCAATACCGGTTTGCCAGAAAGGTACATCTGTCAAAATCTGAGGGTACATTGGTATGTTGTTCCCAGGGCAGCTCGCGGGTCCGATCAGTCTGTGGAGAAGGATGCTTGCATTATATGCCAG GAGGAGTTTGAGGCGAGAGACCTTGTAGGAGCCCTCGACTGCGGTCACAAGTACCATGAGGTGTGCATCAGGCAGTGGCTGATGGTGAAGAACTTATGCCCCATCTGCAAGGCAACAGCTCTGCCAGCAGAGTGA
- the LOC123145949 gene encoding probable E3 ubiquitin-protein ligase ZFP1 isoform X2 codes for MPHRNMCWTHQGDNLESEEGQAQPENYNNGGTGSNLSNQGVQVALGAPGNTTNDGVRDSRSYYYESINNQLQHAQNLYPYGGVDPSFVYPSTMYNPVATGTRDESSSSSSFGDATRESMKTRNAVIESGHHFDHGFASSSSSAHVPQNPAQGTWGASFESHGAPNGSSADGPNRSTPMAIHPALVRHGNYVFPAGHMGQGNTWTTHPANVIADGVPHWAYNNAVLNPSGQFAHGTMGMPNGSLQDYQAGPSANFHGPLPHFNQIPMHSMQTPAMLNHIQMQGPQRQSNVVQGANPSGVVQGANPSGVVQGANPAGMVQGANPAGMVQGANQAGMVQGPNPSGMVQGANRSRRAFTWDPCLPFSSSGHTNGPPVHAFFTDQVYNGSLRLLQQAAMATMSTFYDAIHLIDEQWDMGLDIDGMTYEELLALQEQIGDVNTGLPERYICQNLRVHWYVVPRAARGSDQSVEKDACIICQEEFEARDLVGALDCGHKYHEVCIRQWLMVKNLCPICKATALPAE; via the exons ATGCCACATAGAAATATGTGTTGGACACATCAGGGTGATAATCTTGAATCAGAGGAAGGACAAGCTCAGCCTGAAAATTACAATAATGGTGGCACTGGGAGTAATTTATCCAATCAGGGCGTGCAAGTTGCTCTTGGAGCTCCAGGAAATACTACTAATGATGGAGTCCGTGATTCACGGAGTTATTACTATGAGAGCATTAATAATCAGCTCCAGCATGCTCAGAATTTATACCCATATGGAGGCGTTGATCCAAGTTTTGTCTACCCATCGACTATGTACAATCCCG TTGCCACAGGAACTAGGGATGagagtagcagcagtagcagttTTGGTGATGCTACCAGAGAATCCATGAAAACGAGGAATGCTGTAATTGAGAGTGGCCATCATTTTGATCATGGATTTGCAAGCTCGAGTTCATCTGCTCATGTGCCTCAGAATCCTGCACAAGGGACATGGGGTGCTTCATTTGAATCACATGGTGCACCAAATGGCTCTTCTGCTGATGGACCAAACAGGTCAACGCCAATGGCTATTCACCCAGCATTGGTGCGTCATGGTAACTATGTATTTCCAGCTGGTCACATGGGCCAGGGCAATACATGGACTACACACCCTGCAAATGTTATTGCTGATGGAGTCCCACACTGGGCATACAACAATGCAGTCCTCAATCCTTCAG GTCAGTTTGCTCATGGAACAATGGGCATGCCAAATGGTAGTCTTCAAGATTACCAAGCTGGCCCTTCTGCTAATTTTCATGGGCCTTTACCTCATTTCAACCAGATTCCTATGCATAGCATGCAAACTCCTGCTATGCTTAATCATATTCAGATGCAAGGGCCTCAGCGTCAAAGCAATGTAGTGCAAGGTGCAAATCCTTCTGGAGTGGTGCAAGGTGCAAATCCTTCTGGAGTGGTGCAAGGTGCAAACCCTGCTGGAATGGTGCAAGGTGCAAATCCTGCTGGAATGGTGCAAGGTGCAAATCAAGCTGGAATGGTGCAAGGTCCAAACCCTTCTGGAATGGTGCAAGGTGCAAATCGTTCTCGAAGGGCGTTCACCTGGGATCCATGTCTGCCTTTCTCCAGTTCTGGACATACTAATGGACCTCCAGTTCATGCATTTTTTACAGATCAAGTTTACAATGGGAGTCTAAGACTTCTTCAG CAAGCTGCTATGGCGACTATGTCAACATTTTATGATGCAATACATCTTATTGACGAACAATGGGATATGGGGCTAGATATAGACGGCATGACCTATGAG GAGCTTCTAGCATTGCAAGAACAGATTGGAGATGTCAATACCGGTTTGCCAGAAAGGTACATCTGTCAAAATCTGAGGGTACATTGGTATGTTGTTCCCAGGGCAGCTCGCGGGTCCGATCAGTCTGTGGAGAAGGATGCTTGCATTATATGCCAG GAGGAGTTTGAGGCGAGAGACCTTGTAGGAGCCCTCGACTGCGGTCACAAGTACCATGAGGTGTGCATCAGGCAGTGGCTGATGGTGAAGAACTTATGCCCCATCTGCAAGGCAACAGCTCTGCCAGCAGAGTGA
- the LOC123145949 gene encoding probable E3 ubiquitin-protein ligase ZFP1 isoform X3: MPHRNMCWTHQGDNLESEEGQAQPENYNNGGTGSNLSNQGVQVALGAPGNTTNDGVRDSRSYYYESINNQLQHAQNLYPYGGVDPSFVYPSTMYNPGTRDESSSSSSFGDATRESMKTRNAVIESGHHFDHGFASSSSSAHVPQNPAQGTWGASFESHGAPNGSSADGPNRSTPMAIHPALVRHGNYVFPAGHMGQGNTWTTHPANVIADGVPHWAYNNAVLNPSGQFAHGTMGMPNGSLQDYQAGPSANFHGPLPHFNQIPMHSMQTPAMLNHIQMQGPQRQSNVVQGANPSGVVQGANPSGVVQGANPAGMVQGANPAGMVQGANQAGMVQGPNPSGMVQGANRSRRAFTWDPCLPFSSSGHTNGPPVHAFFTDQVYNGSLRLLQQAAMATMSTFYDAIHLIDEQWDMGLDIDGMTYEELLALQEQIGDVNTGLPERYICQNLRVHWYVVPRAARGSDQSVEKDACIICQEEFEARDLVGALDCGHKYHEVCIRQWLMVKNLCPICKATALPAE; encoded by the exons ATGCCACATAGAAATATGTGTTGGACACATCAGGGTGATAATCTTGAATCAGAGGAAGGACAAGCTCAGCCTGAAAATTACAATAATGGTGGCACTGGGAGTAATTTATCCAATCAGGGCGTGCAAGTTGCTCTTGGAGCTCCAGGAAATACTACTAATGATGGAGTCCGTGATTCACGGAGTTATTACTATGAGAGCATTAATAATCAGCTCCAGCATGCTCAGAATTTATACCCATATGGAGGCGTTGATCCAAGTTTTGTCTACCCATCGACTATGTACAATCCCG GAACTAGGGATGagagtagcagcagtagcagttTTGGTGATGCTACCAGAGAATCCATGAAAACGAGGAATGCTGTAATTGAGAGTGGCCATCATTTTGATCATGGATTTGCAAGCTCGAGTTCATCTGCTCATGTGCCTCAGAATCCTGCACAAGGGACATGGGGTGCTTCATTTGAATCACATGGTGCACCAAATGGCTCTTCTGCTGATGGACCAAACAGGTCAACGCCAATGGCTATTCACCCAGCATTGGTGCGTCATGGTAACTATGTATTTCCAGCTGGTCACATGGGCCAGGGCAATACATGGACTACACACCCTGCAAATGTTATTGCTGATGGAGTCCCACACTGGGCATACAACAATGCAGTCCTCAATCCTTCAG GTCAGTTTGCTCATGGAACAATGGGCATGCCAAATGGTAGTCTTCAAGATTACCAAGCTGGCCCTTCTGCTAATTTTCATGGGCCTTTACCTCATTTCAACCAGATTCCTATGCATAGCATGCAAACTCCTGCTATGCTTAATCATATTCAGATGCAAGGGCCTCAGCGTCAAAGCAATGTAGTGCAAGGTGCAAATCCTTCTGGAGTGGTGCAAGGTGCAAATCCTTCTGGAGTGGTGCAAGGTGCAAACCCTGCTGGAATGGTGCAAGGTGCAAATCCTGCTGGAATGGTGCAAGGTGCAAATCAAGCTGGAATGGTGCAAGGTCCAAACCCTTCTGGAATGGTGCAAGGTGCAAATCGTTCTCGAAGGGCGTTCACCTGGGATCCATGTCTGCCTTTCTCCAGTTCTGGACATACTAATGGACCTCCAGTTCATGCATTTTTTACAGATCAAGTTTACAATGGGAGTCTAAGACTTCTTCAG CAAGCTGCTATGGCGACTATGTCAACATTTTATGATGCAATACATCTTATTGACGAACAATGGGATATGGGGCTAGATATAGACGGCATGACCTATGAG GAGCTTCTAGCATTGCAAGAACAGATTGGAGATGTCAATACCGGTTTGCCAGAAAGGTACATCTGTCAAAATCTGAGGGTACATTGGTATGTTGTTCCCAGGGCAGCTCGCGGGTCCGATCAGTCTGTGGAGAAGGATGCTTGCATTATATGCCAG GAGGAGTTTGAGGCGAGAGACCTTGTAGGAGCCCTCGACTGCGGTCACAAGTACCATGAGGTGTGCATCAGGCAGTGGCTGATGGTGAAGAACTTATGCCCCATCTGCAAGGCAACAGCTCTGCCAGCAGAGTGA
- the LOC123145996 gene encoding ras-related protein RABA1f: MAYRAEDDYDYLFKVVLIGDSGVGKSNLLTRFTRNEFSLESKSTIGVEFATRSIHVDDKVVKAQIWDTAGQERYRAITSAYYRGAVGALVVYDVTRHVTFENVERWLRELKDHTDANIVIMLVGNKADLRHLRVVPSEDAKAFAERENTFFMETSALEAMNVEDAFTEVLSQIYRVVSKKALDIGDDPAAPPKGKTINVGSKDDVSAVKKSNCCSS; this comes from the exons ATGGCGTACAGGGCGGAGGACGACTACGACTACCTGTTCAAGGTGGTGCTGATCGGGGACTCCGGGGTGGGCAAGTCCAACCTGCTCACCCGCTTCACCCGCAACGAGTTCAGCCTCGAGTCCAAGTCCACCATCGGCGTCGAGTTCGCCACCCGCAGCATCCACGTCGACGACAAGGTCGTCAAGGCCCAGATCTGGGACACCGCCGGCCAGGAGAG GTACCGGGCGATCACGAGCGCGTACTACCGCGGGGCGGTCGGCGCCCTGGTGGTCTACGACGTCACGAGGCACGTCACCTTCGAGAACGTCGAGAGGTGGCTGAGGGAGCTCAAGGACCACACGGACGCCAACATCGTGATCATGCTCGTGGGGAACAAGGCCGACCTGCGCCACCTCAGGGTCGTCCCGTCCGAGGACGCCAAGGCCTTTGCCGAGCGCGAGAACACCTTCTTCATGGAGACGTCCGCCCTCGAGGCGATGAACGTCGAGGACGCCTTCACCGAGGTGCTCTCCCAGATCTACCGCGTGGTGAGCAAGAAGGCCCTCGACATCGGCGACGACCCCGCCGCGCCCCCCAAGGGCAAGACCATCAACGTCGGCTCCAAGGACGACGTCTCCGCGGTGAAGAAATCCAACTGTTGTTCCTCTTAG
- the LOC123145983 gene encoding uncharacterized protein isoform X1, which produces MRARSSPYGMDGPGLPSLGSLHTASPGASHTRFTPLHSTDGSGSMSGAARTARRPQLRHRDDGAALSGPMMAAEKKPHSQPALSWSSIPLDLAGLVLRLLPTYADRARFAAVCPQWRAAARRQQQQLPPPLPLLALPDGTFYSLPYTKPFRFPGCGFAGYQSACGNWLVFPRDDGCFLVDPFSRETVTLPALSSVRLRPPNAVAKWSEDGTVKYADPYTTWMHINTSEKLHISKLILCSPNLVAALVGIGYTSQILMCQPGALSWSVRAYDRCKRFEDMSFYQGKLYAVANDENLLVVNISQDQSTGDPQVSRIGQVIEGEPWYPVVFADNTIPCKKLYLVEGHGALLMVRRAIWCKVPGPGMRGKVVARESSFEVFEADFEHSRWVKVSALGALMFLGRRCSRVLSLSQFRILDDHIFFLDDDEENLVEYGYDKENTSFGTYDIRSDRVRSVHRDISWKRGDEMRLAAWLFPRD; this is translated from the exons ATGCGGGCCCGGTCCAGCCCATACGGGATGGATGGGCCTGGGCTGCCCTCACTCGGTTCACTTCACACGGCAAGCCCAGGAGCCAGTCACACTCGGTtcactccactccactccactgACGGCAGCGGCAGCATGAGCGGCGCGGCGCGGACGGCGCGGCGACCCCAGCTACGGCACCGGGACGACGGCGCTGCTCTCTCTG GGCCGATGATGGCGGCGGAGAAGAAACCGCACTCGCAGCCGGCGCTGTCGTGGTCGTCCATCCCGCTCGACCTGGCCGGCCTGGTGCTCCGCCTGCTCCCCACGTACGCCGACCGCGCCCGCTTCGCCGCGGTGTGCCCACAGTGGCGTGCCGCCGcgaggcggcagcagcagcagctgcccCCGCCACTGCCACTGCTCGCGCTGCCGGACGGCACCTTCTACAGCCTACCGTATACCAAGCCCTTCCGCTTCCCTGGCTGCGGCTTTGCTGGGTATCAGAGTGCCTGTGGCAACTGGCTCGTCTTCCCCCGTGACGACGGCTGCTTTTTGGTTGACCCCTTCTCTAGGGAGACAGTGACGCTCCCTGCTCTCTCCAGCGTCCGGCTTCGGCCTCCAAATGCAGTCGCTAAATGGTCAGAGGACGGCACGGTGAAATATGCGGACCCTTACACTACATGGATGCACATCAATACATCTGAGAAGCTACACATAAGTAAGCTAATCCTGTGCTCGCCAAATCTCGTTGCAGCACTAGTCGGCATCGGATACACCAGTCAGATTCTCATGTGCCAGCCAGGGGCCTTGTCGTGGTCAGTACGCGCCTACGATCGGTGCAAGCGCTTCGAAGACATGTCATTTTACCAGGGAAAGCTCTACGCCGTTGCCAATGACGAGAACCTTCTTGTGGTTAACATCAGCCAGGACCAAAGCACCGGCGATCCGCAGGTCTCTCGGATTGGACAAGTCATCGAGGGTGAGCCATGGTATCCAGTTGTGTTCGCTGACAACACTATACCCTGCAAGAAGCTCTACCTGGTTGAAGGGCATGGGGCGTTGCTGATGGTTCGGAGGGCGATTTGGTGCAAGGTACCTGGACCTGGAATGCGCGGCAAAGTTGTTGCCAGAGAGAGCAGCTTTGAGGTTTTTGAGGCTGACTTTGAGCATTCACGGTGGGTCAAGGTGTCGGCTTTGGGGGCTTTGATGTTTCTAGGGCGAAGGTGCTCCAGGGTTTTGTCCTTGTCTCAGTTTCGGATCCTCGATGATCACATCTTTTTcttggatgatgatgaggagaaTCTTGTGGAGTATGGCTATGACAAGGAGAACACTTCTTTCGGCACCTATGACATAAGATCTGACAGAGTCCGTTCTGTTCATCGAGATATTTCCTGGAAGCGTGGCGATGAGATGCGTCTGGCAGCATGGCTCTTCCCGCGGGACTGA
- the LOC123145983 gene encoding uncharacterized protein isoform X2, which translates to MMAAEKKPHSQPALSWSSIPLDLAGLVLRLLPTYADRARFAAVCPQWRAAARRQQQQLPPPLPLLALPDGTFYSLPYTKPFRFPGCGFAGYQSACGNWLVFPRDDGCFLVDPFSRETVTLPALSSVRLRPPNAVAKWSEDGTVKYADPYTTWMHINTSEKLHISKLILCSPNLVAALVGIGYTSQILMCQPGALSWSVRAYDRCKRFEDMSFYQGKLYAVANDENLLVVNISQDQSTGDPQVSRIGQVIEGEPWYPVVFADNTIPCKKLYLVEGHGALLMVRRAIWCKVPGPGMRGKVVARESSFEVFEADFEHSRWVKVSALGALMFLGRRCSRVLSLSQFRILDDHIFFLDDDEENLVEYGYDKENTSFGTYDIRSDRVRSVHRDISWKRGDEMRLAAWLFPRD; encoded by the coding sequence ATGATGGCGGCGGAGAAGAAACCGCACTCGCAGCCGGCGCTGTCGTGGTCGTCCATCCCGCTCGACCTGGCCGGCCTGGTGCTCCGCCTGCTCCCCACGTACGCCGACCGCGCCCGCTTCGCCGCGGTGTGCCCACAGTGGCGTGCCGCCGcgaggcggcagcagcagcagctgcccCCGCCACTGCCACTGCTCGCGCTGCCGGACGGCACCTTCTACAGCCTACCGTATACCAAGCCCTTCCGCTTCCCTGGCTGCGGCTTTGCTGGGTATCAGAGTGCCTGTGGCAACTGGCTCGTCTTCCCCCGTGACGACGGCTGCTTTTTGGTTGACCCCTTCTCTAGGGAGACAGTGACGCTCCCTGCTCTCTCCAGCGTCCGGCTTCGGCCTCCAAATGCAGTCGCTAAATGGTCAGAGGACGGCACGGTGAAATATGCGGACCCTTACACTACATGGATGCACATCAATACATCTGAGAAGCTACACATAAGTAAGCTAATCCTGTGCTCGCCAAATCTCGTTGCAGCACTAGTCGGCATCGGATACACCAGTCAGATTCTCATGTGCCAGCCAGGGGCCTTGTCGTGGTCAGTACGCGCCTACGATCGGTGCAAGCGCTTCGAAGACATGTCATTTTACCAGGGAAAGCTCTACGCCGTTGCCAATGACGAGAACCTTCTTGTGGTTAACATCAGCCAGGACCAAAGCACCGGCGATCCGCAGGTCTCTCGGATTGGACAAGTCATCGAGGGTGAGCCATGGTATCCAGTTGTGTTCGCTGACAACACTATACCCTGCAAGAAGCTCTACCTGGTTGAAGGGCATGGGGCGTTGCTGATGGTTCGGAGGGCGATTTGGTGCAAGGTACCTGGACCTGGAATGCGCGGCAAAGTTGTTGCCAGAGAGAGCAGCTTTGAGGTTTTTGAGGCTGACTTTGAGCATTCACGGTGGGTCAAGGTGTCGGCTTTGGGGGCTTTGATGTTTCTAGGGCGAAGGTGCTCCAGGGTTTTGTCCTTGTCTCAGTTTCGGATCCTCGATGATCACATCTTTTTcttggatgatgatgaggagaaTCTTGTGGAGTATGGCTATGACAAGGAGAACACTTCTTTCGGCACCTATGACATAAGATCTGACAGAGTCCGTTCTGTTCATCGAGATATTTCCTGGAAGCGTGGCGATGAGATGCGTCTGGCAGCATGGCTCTTCCCGCGGGACTGA